The Pan troglodytes isolate AG18354 chromosome 1, NHGRI_mPanTro3-v2.0_pri, whole genome shotgun sequence genome includes a region encoding these proteins:
- the CTBS gene encoding di-N-acetylchitobiase isoform X2: MSRPQLRRWRLVSSPPSGVPGLALLALLALRLAAGTDCPCQEPELCHPIRHHPDFEVFVFDVGQKTWKSYDWSQITTVATFGKYDSELMCYAHSKGARVVLKGDVSLKDIIDPAFRASWIAQKLNLAKTQYMDGINIDIEQEVNCLSPEYDALTALVKETTDSFHREIEGSQVTFDVAWSPNNIDRRCYNYTGIADACDFLFVMSYDEQSQIWSECIAAANAPYNQTLTGYNDYIKMSINPKKLVMGVPWYGYDYTCLNLSEDHVCTIAKVPFRGAPCSDAAGRQVPYKTIMKQINSSISGNLWDKDQQAPYYNYKDPAGHFHQVWYDNPQSISLKATYIQNYRLRGIGMWNANCLDYSGDAVAKQQTEEMWEVLKPKLLQR, translated from the exons ATGTCCCGGCCGCAGCTTCGACGCTGGCGCCTCGTCTCTAGCCCGCCAAGCGGCGTCCCGGGTCTAGCGCTGCTGGCGCTGCTGGCGCTGCGGCTCGCAGCCGGGACCGACTGCCCATGCCAGGAGCCTGAGCTCTGCCACCCGATTCGCCACCATCCAGATTTCGAG GTCTTTGTGTTTGATGTTGGACAGAAAACTTGGAAATCTTATGATTGGTCACAGATTACAACTGTGGCAACATTTGGAAAATATGACTCAGAACTTATGTGCTACGCTCATTCAAAAGGAGCCAGAGTAGTACTTAAAG GAGATGTATCCTTAAAGGATATCATTGATCCTGCTTTCAGAGCATCCTGGATAGCTCAAAAACTTAATTTGGCCAAAACACAATATATGGATGGAATTAATATAGATATAGAGCAAGAAGTTAATTGTTTATCACCTGAATATGACGCATTAACTGCTTTAGTCAAAGAAACTACAGACTCTTTCCATCGTGAAATTGAGGGATCACAG GTAACCTTTGATGTAGCTTGGTCTCCAAACAACATAGACAGAAGATGCTATAATTATACTGGAATCGCAGATGCTTGTGACTTCCTCTTTGTGATGTCTTATGATGAACAAAGTCAGATCTGGTCAGAATGTATTGCAGCAGCCAATGCTCCCTATAATCAGACATTAACTG GATATAATGACTACATCAAGATGAGCATTAATCCTAAGAAACTTGTGATGGGTGTTCCTTGGTATGGTTATGATTATACCTGCCTGAATCTGTCTGAG GATCATGTTTGTACCATTGCAAAAGTCCCTTTCCGGGGGGCTCCTTGTAGTGACGCTGCAGGACGTCAGGTGCCCTACAAAACGATCATGAAGCAAATAAATAGTTCTATTTCTGGAAACCTATGGGATAAAGATCAGCAGGCTCCTTATTATAACTATAAA gaTCCTGCTGGCCACTTTCATCAAGTATGGTATGATAACCCTCAGAGTATTTCTTTAAAGGCAACATATATACAAAACTATCGCTTACGGGGCATTGGCATGTGGAATGCAAACTGTCTTGACTACTCTGGAGATGCTGTAGCCAAACAGCAAACTGAAGAAATGTGGGAAGTCTTAAAGCCAAAACTGTTACAGAGATGA
- the CTBS gene encoding di-N-acetylchitobiase isoform X1 has protein sequence MNGVIHKPEDLVETSVLTHHIPVFVFDVGQKTWKSYDWSQITTVATFGKYDSELMCYAHSKGARVVLKGDVSLKDIIDPAFRASWIAQKLNLAKTQYMDGINIDIEQEVNCLSPEYDALTALVKETTDSFHREIEGSQVTFDVAWSPNNIDRRCYNYTGIADACDFLFVMSYDEQSQIWSECIAAANAPYNQTLTGYNDYIKMSINPKKLVMGVPWYGYDYTCLNLSEDHVCTIAKVPFRGAPCSDAAGRQVPYKTIMKQINSSISGNLWDKDQQAPYYNYKDPAGHFHQVWYDNPQSISLKATYIQNYRLRGIGMWNANCLDYSGDAVAKQQTEEMWEVLKPKLLQR, from the exons GTCTTTGTGTTTGATGTTGGACAGAAAACTTGGAAATCTTATGATTGGTCACAGATTACAACTGTGGCAACATTTGGAAAATATGACTCAGAACTTATGTGCTACGCTCATTCAAAAGGAGCCAGAGTAGTACTTAAAG GAGATGTATCCTTAAAGGATATCATTGATCCTGCTTTCAGAGCATCCTGGATAGCTCAAAAACTTAATTTGGCCAAAACACAATATATGGATGGAATTAATATAGATATAGAGCAAGAAGTTAATTGTTTATCACCTGAATATGACGCATTAACTGCTTTAGTCAAAGAAACTACAGACTCTTTCCATCGTGAAATTGAGGGATCACAG GTAACCTTTGATGTAGCTTGGTCTCCAAACAACATAGACAGAAGATGCTATAATTATACTGGAATCGCAGATGCTTGTGACTTCCTCTTTGTGATGTCTTATGATGAACAAAGTCAGATCTGGTCAGAATGTATTGCAGCAGCCAATGCTCCCTATAATCAGACATTAACTG GATATAATGACTACATCAAGATGAGCATTAATCCTAAGAAACTTGTGATGGGTGTTCCTTGGTATGGTTATGATTATACCTGCCTGAATCTGTCTGAG GATCATGTTTGTACCATTGCAAAAGTCCCTTTCCGGGGGGCTCCTTGTAGTGACGCTGCAGGACGTCAGGTGCCCTACAAAACGATCATGAAGCAAATAAATAGTTCTATTTCTGGAAACCTATGGGATAAAGATCAGCAGGCTCCTTATTATAACTATAAA gaTCCTGCTGGCCACTTTCATCAAGTATGGTATGATAACCCTCAGAGTATTTCTTTAAAGGCAACATATATACAAAACTATCGCTTACGGGGCATTGGCATGTGGAATGCAAACTGTCTTGACTACTCTGGAGATGCTGTAGCCAAACAGCAAACTGAAGAAATGTGGGAAGTCTTAAAGCCAAAACTGTTACAGAGATGA